One segment of Pseudobacteriovorax antillogorgiicola DNA contains the following:
- a CDS encoding hybrid sensor histidine kinase/response regulator: MSEEPKEYRILVVDDNPSIYEDFRTILSPRSAFTQDLQDLSKNLFGEETDPQTDSRPNYPRYRLDYAAHEIEASQKVEQSIKENDPYALVFMDSRMAPGLDGVQATKKIWVTDPNIEVVLCTAYTDYTWQEIIDIIGLSDQFLILKKPFDISAVKQLASTLTHKWECKRDLDLYLDRLESQTHEVSEKARESISNHEKEFLKDPKRMALEDLPDLGQHSNFLSQIAELKALEFSRLENDSAKAHQTINRVNKLMKSLSSLHDLPLPPQKTEPITNIRDLMKSIVDDYQKSFEKEGISFELNQGQGQMSAFVDQQHMNFVIKNLINNSIHAVRRSPKKAISVSLCEDNDKIILRFQDTGGGIPADIREDIMKPYFSTKYPGNSSGLGLPLSKSIIEQYQGKLYLEQTTANGSLFTIELPTQNRP, translated from the coding sequence ATGAGCGAAGAGCCAAAAGAATACCGAATTCTAGTTGTCGACGACAATCCGTCAATTTACGAAGACTTTCGAACTATCCTATCCCCACGAAGCGCATTTACCCAGGACCTTCAGGATCTTAGTAAGAATCTATTTGGAGAGGAAACCGACCCGCAAACCGACTCTCGGCCGAACTATCCACGCTATCGCTTGGATTATGCGGCCCATGAGATCGAAGCCAGTCAAAAAGTTGAACAGTCGATTAAAGAGAACGATCCTTACGCGCTGGTATTCATGGATTCGAGAATGGCTCCCGGTCTCGACGGTGTCCAGGCGACCAAAAAAATTTGGGTCACTGACCCCAATATCGAGGTTGTACTGTGCACAGCTTACACTGACTACACCTGGCAAGAGATTATCGATATCATTGGACTATCAGATCAGTTCCTGATTCTCAAGAAGCCCTTCGACATATCTGCAGTTAAACAGCTTGCGTCGACACTCACCCATAAGTGGGAATGCAAGCGAGACCTAGATCTTTATCTCGATCGCCTCGAAAGCCAAACACATGAGGTTTCGGAAAAAGCCCGCGAATCCATCTCGAATCATGAGAAGGAATTTTTAAAAGACCCAAAGCGAATGGCCCTGGAAGATCTTCCCGACTTAGGCCAGCACTCCAATTTCTTAAGCCAGATCGCTGAACTAAAAGCTTTAGAGTTTAGCAGACTCGAAAACGACTCAGCCAAGGCCCATCAGACGATCAATCGAGTTAATAAATTAATGAAAAGTTTAAGCAGTCTTCATGATCTACCACTCCCACCACAGAAAACTGAACCAATTACCAATATCAGAGATCTAATGAAATCCATTGTTGACGACTACCAGAAGTCTTTTGAAAAGGAAGGAATAAGCTTTGAATTGAATCAAGGACAGGGCCAGATGTCTGCATTTGTTGACCAACAACATATGAACTTCGTCATTAAAAACCTCATCAACAATTCAATCCATGCGGTTCGGCGCAGCCCTAAGAAAGCCATTTCCGTTTCGCTTTGCGAGGACAATGACAAGATTATTCTCCGCTTTCAGGATACAGGTGGCGGGATTCCCGCAGATATCAGAGAAGATATTATGAAGCCTTACTTTTCCACCAAATACCCAGGAAACAGCTCAGGGTTAGGACTACCTCTTTCCAAGTCGATCATTGAGCAGTACCAGGGTAAGCTATACTTAGAACAAACCACAGCAAATGGCTCCCTGTTTACCATTGAGTTACCTACACAAAATAGACCATAA
- a CDS encoding MotA/TolQ/ExbB proton channel family protein, which translates to MEALHTYFEHGGYPVMFSILATLLISMVIVVERAYRLWMVYDLVNSEGFMAMVQKMVMNNSIENAIRLCKKARPKLLPYVLAEGLKRSNDSSQEIQNAVDHAILSAAPKVNKTVGFLATTANVATLLGLLGTIFGLMRSFSAVAKATGAQKQVLLAEGIAEALNATSFGLSVALFCLFTYGVLQAKQGALNEDIQKNAAKLIDLLYTRKMKLKSRA; encoded by the coding sequence ATGGAAGCGCTACATACATATTTTGAGCATGGTGGCTATCCGGTCATGTTTTCGATCTTGGCTACTTTGCTGATTTCCATGGTTATCGTGGTAGAGAGAGCCTACCGCCTTTGGATGGTCTACGATTTGGTGAACAGTGAGGGTTTCATGGCGATGGTCCAGAAGATGGTCATGAATAACTCGATTGAAAATGCGATTCGCCTTTGCAAAAAAGCGCGACCAAAACTCTTGCCTTATGTGTTGGCGGAAGGCTTGAAGCGGTCCAATGACTCCAGCCAAGAAATTCAAAACGCCGTCGACCATGCGATCCTCTCGGCAGCGCCGAAGGTCAATAAAACGGTAGGATTTTTGGCGACTACTGCAAACGTGGCTACACTCTTGGGGCTTCTTGGTACAATTTTTGGATTGATGAGATCGTTCTCAGCGGTTGCCAAGGCTACCGGTGCTCAGAAGCAAGTTCTACTCGCCGAAGGTATCGCCGAAGCATTGAACGCAACATCTTTTGGGCTCTCGGTAGCACTCTTCTGTCTCTTCACCTACGGTGTGCTTCAGGCAAAGCAGGGGGCACTCAACGAGGATATTCAAAAGAATGCAGCGAAATTAATTGACTTGCTTTACACGCGAAAGATGAAACTCAAAAGTCGTGCTTAG
- a CDS encoding biopolymer transporter ExbD, whose product MGTKKKRYKKPKETTPELNVMPFIDIFSMLNTFLLVSASFIGLGILEVQVPFFSNSPDLKDDKPTRSLSIRVDVEESNILLTTSWSEPPEDEKKKDYKLDEEGLEQFHQDLIQLKTDVPESDKVTMFTDDNVKYDQMILVLDAIKTLKETDPSLPQPEDSGSGQDSRNPSRFLYNKVVMGSVIL is encoded by the coding sequence GTGGGTACTAAGAAGAAAAGGTATAAAAAGCCCAAAGAAACGACCCCTGAATTGAACGTGATGCCTTTTATCGATATTTTTTCGATGTTGAACACGTTCCTTCTGGTTTCAGCTTCTTTTATTGGCTTGGGTATACTTGAAGTCCAGGTGCCATTTTTCTCAAATTCTCCAGATCTAAAGGATGATAAGCCGACTCGCTCACTATCGATTCGGGTCGATGTAGAAGAGTCCAATATCCTGCTCACAACTAGTTGGTCTGAGCCTCCAGAAGATGAGAAAAAAAAGGACTACAAACTAGATGAAGAAGGGCTTGAACAGTTTCATCAGGACCTGATCCAACTCAAAACCGATGTTCCTGAGTCTGATAAAGTCACAATGTTTACAGACGATAATGTTAAATACGATCAAATGATCCTAGTGCTAGATGCGATAAAGACCTTGAAAGAAACTGATCCTAGCTTACCACAGCCTGAAGATAGTGGCAGTGGGCAGGATAGCCGCAATCCAAGTCGATTTCTATATAATAAAGTAGTCATGGGTAGCGTGATTTTATAA
- a CDS encoding ExbD/TolR family protein, whose amino-acid sequence MASVGGDGGETLSLNIMPMLDIFSILLTFLLMSYSTDPTQHDVDENLELPDSVTLVTMDEVPSIVVNRNEIYVNDNKIVDLQNGKIPEDDVFQGGINSVFKELKKLAIQNQKVASNLTDPEDKKKSKPGTITIEMDRKHDFRLLRRIMISGQQAEFIRFKLMVAKETI is encoded by the coding sequence ATGGCTTCGGTAGGTGGTGACGGCGGAGAAACCTTATCGCTGAATATCATGCCAATGCTTGATATTTTTAGTATTCTACTAACATTTCTTTTGATGAGTTATTCAACGGACCCCACCCAGCATGATGTTGATGAGAACTTAGAGTTGCCCGACTCGGTAACCCTTGTCACTATGGATGAAGTGCCAAGCATCGTTGTCAATCGAAACGAAATCTATGTCAACGATAATAAGATTGTCGATCTCCAAAATGGCAAAATCCCTGAAGATGATGTATTTCAAGGAGGCATCAACTCGGTTTTTAAGGAGCTTAAGAAGCTAGCTATTCAGAACCAAAAAGTAGCTTCGAACCTAACAGATCCCGAAGACAAAAAGAAATCCAAGCCCGGAACGATAACCATTGAGATGGATCGTAAACACGATTTTAGACTCCTACGACGCATTATGATATCGGGTCAGCAAGCTGAGTTTATCCGATTCAAGTTGATGGTGGCTAAAGAGACGATATGA
- a CDS encoding outer membrane beta-barrel domain-containing protein — MKLTNWLTKSVAGLLCLSFSCGDVLADQFEDVEIRVIRPRFFNKSNRLELGAELSTIMNETFIYTFMATGLAAYHFSESLAIEASLSYGFNVNKEDKRILFDEFEIKTQIFRTQFNGELALQWTPIYGKWQLASGRLIYFDTYVQGGFGTTGINWQYSDFCDEPDFEQNPDAEALPEDTTISYPTFMVGAGQRYFVSKTQAYKLDFRVHRFLYNTLDAECSPQQVQESGEFKDGFPHDTITLHFGTSFFF; from the coding sequence ATGAAGCTAACAAACTGGCTAACAAAGTCCGTGGCAGGCCTGCTGTGTCTGTCTTTTTCTTGTGGCGATGTCTTAGCTGATCAATTCGAAGATGTTGAAATCCGGGTGATCCGACCGCGATTCTTCAATAAGTCGAATCGTCTGGAGTTAGGTGCGGAGTTATCGACGATCATGAATGAAACCTTCATCTATACATTCATGGCGACTGGTTTAGCTGCCTACCATTTCTCTGAAAGCTTGGCCATAGAAGCTTCCCTATCTTACGGTTTCAATGTCAACAAAGAAGACAAGCGAATCTTGTTCGATGAGTTTGAAATTAAGACACAGATCTTCAGGACGCAGTTCAATGGCGAACTCGCTCTCCAATGGACGCCGATCTATGGGAAGTGGCAGCTAGCTTCAGGGCGTCTCATTTACTTTGATACCTATGTCCAAGGTGGTTTTGGCACAACGGGAATTAATTGGCAGTACAGCGATTTCTGTGATGAACCGGACTTCGAACAAAACCCCGATGCCGAAGCTCTCCCCGAAGACACAACCATCTCTTATCCAACGTTTATGGTGGGTGCAGGTCAACGCTACTTTGTTTCGAAGACCCAAGCCTATAAGCTAGATTTTAGAGTTCATCGATTTCTATACAATACCTTAGATGCCGAGTGTAGTCCGCAGCAGGTACAGGAAAGTGGAGAATTTAAGGATGGTTTTCCTCATGATACGATCACGCTGCATTTTGGAACATCATTTTTCTTCTAG
- a CDS encoding tetratricopeptide repeat protein, protein MSMKILRLWLALIVLPMVYSPAAYTQEQKRAVLDVKERKRVKRDRQKVQGPRLSRSAMFSVRVERKLIKGIDKTVRYLQKTAKSLPKKSPQKLQIQERILNLYMEQATYVRSEEERRYDQQWKRWEARGRKGPEPQMTGKQSLRYWKLVVKQSSDILKEFPKARTADTITYNKAAALQYLGKEKDAARIFNQLIRNYPNSEVTGDAYASLGDYFFERNDYRNAQKNFKKALKYKRSKRYLWSVFKLGWCSFNLSNYRRALGYWKKLVRDAGRTNQKGASQLKEEALRDMVYAFAELKQIEQAISYYRANGGKNYIGPFLTLLAQILADQGEYKKAIKVLKRFQTTVPYDPTAPEAQKEIVSLNAALGNYNETWKELGRFPALYGPRSGWARRNEKNLVAETQSSIKDQMIYYASLTHQKAIKDNNRALNQEAKKGYLLFLKNYPTAPEVPGIKYYLGDIEYYLKNYQEAGKYYAEIASLGKQKAVRFNPKTKKNTNIHKEVSIYMVNSFVKDFEPEFKVLKKRKPDFSKPRPISSRAQNYIKACNKYVAWYPRDKKRVKSCDTGIANIYYHSGHKKDAIGYLKKLALQYPKDKEGPNAIELLIPMMANDRKELLQLSYRFLKVPAYRKGKMGAKLRGLQRGAEKEAIGQEKDLMKRAQRYEAQARKYPKDPDVDKLWYNAAVDYIKAGAIPNAITAYLVIVKRFPRKPQAQESLLQVAQIYERVLDFDKASSYFLQYHRKYPKTKEAAGALARACELQLALNTSKALQVCNGFANRYPDGAMPYVERLILGAFRAKRSSQMVQIINNIYLPKFKLTANQKIIAYYRIYSAYGGQGSQAGRAVSNMRAEFSRNPNRVNGEALRYIGELAFKQADPILAQYLKVRLVGGTVEKLLASIQNKAAMLQKLEQTYAQVVNTKDSYWGTAALHQIGVANEQFANLLANPPGIQGAKKEDVIKQLGPQIQQIRAAAANWYKTAQQTVTQYKVYNNYSVRVINAIARINGSKFQFDDYVVTPDFMGSELPASIVNAVQGD, encoded by the coding sequence ATGTCTATGAAAATCCTTCGACTATGGTTGGCTCTTATTGTCCTACCCATGGTTTACAGCCCTGCAGCTTATACCCAAGAACAGAAACGTGCCGTTCTTGATGTGAAAGAAAGAAAGCGCGTTAAAAGGGATCGCCAGAAGGTGCAAGGTCCTCGTTTGTCTCGTTCGGCGATGTTTTCAGTGCGAGTCGAACGCAAGTTGATCAAAGGTATCGATAAGACGGTTCGCTACTTGCAAAAAACAGCCAAGTCCCTTCCGAAAAAATCCCCGCAAAAACTTCAAATTCAAGAACGAATTCTAAACCTCTATATGGAACAGGCAACCTACGTGCGATCGGAAGAGGAGCGACGCTACGACCAACAGTGGAAACGCTGGGAAGCCCGAGGGCGTAAGGGGCCAGAGCCTCAAATGACTGGTAAACAGTCTCTACGTTACTGGAAGTTAGTGGTAAAACAGAGTTCCGATATTCTCAAAGAATTTCCAAAAGCAAGGACTGCAGATACCATCACCTACAATAAGGCAGCAGCACTTCAGTATCTGGGTAAGGAAAAAGATGCGGCAAGAATTTTCAACCAACTGATTCGAAACTACCCTAACTCTGAAGTCACTGGCGACGCTTATGCATCACTTGGAGACTACTTTTTTGAACGCAATGATTATCGCAATGCTCAGAAAAATTTCAAAAAGGCTCTAAAGTATAAGCGGTCTAAGCGCTATCTCTGGTCGGTATTCAAGCTTGGCTGGTGCTCATTCAACCTCTCAAATTATAGAAGGGCCCTAGGCTACTGGAAAAAATTGGTGCGAGATGCAGGCCGAACCAACCAGAAAGGTGCCAGTCAACTTAAAGAAGAAGCCTTGCGGGATATGGTCTACGCTTTTGCGGAATTGAAGCAAATCGAGCAGGCCATATCTTACTATCGAGCCAATGGAGGCAAGAACTACATCGGCCCCTTCCTCACCTTACTAGCTCAGATCTTAGCTGATCAAGGTGAGTATAAGAAGGCTATCAAGGTTCTGAAACGCTTTCAGACAACCGTTCCCTATGATCCCACAGCCCCAGAAGCGCAGAAGGAAATCGTGAGTCTAAATGCTGCATTAGGCAACTATAACGAAACTTGGAAGGAATTGGGCCGTTTTCCAGCACTCTACGGCCCGAGGAGTGGCTGGGCAAGGCGTAATGAAAAGAACCTTGTCGCCGAGACTCAATCCAGCATCAAAGATCAAATGATTTATTATGCTAGTTTAACTCACCAAAAGGCGATCAAAGATAATAATCGTGCCCTCAATCAAGAAGCGAAGAAGGGTTACCTATTGTTCTTGAAAAACTATCCCACTGCACCTGAGGTGCCCGGAATCAAGTATTACCTAGGAGATATCGAATACTATCTTAAGAACTACCAAGAAGCTGGTAAGTACTATGCTGAGATTGCATCCCTAGGCAAGCAAAAGGCAGTTCGGTTCAATCCCAAAACCAAGAAAAATACCAATATTCATAAAGAAGTTTCGATTTATATGGTGAACTCTTTTGTGAAGGATTTCGAGCCAGAGTTTAAAGTACTAAAAAAGAGAAAGCCTGACTTTTCGAAACCTCGGCCAATTTCAAGCAGGGCTCAGAACTATATTAAGGCATGTAATAAATATGTGGCCTGGTATCCACGGGACAAGAAGCGTGTAAAAAGCTGTGACACGGGTATTGCCAATATTTACTACCATTCTGGCCATAAAAAAGATGCGATTGGCTATCTTAAGAAGCTAGCCCTTCAGTATCCGAAAGATAAAGAAGGCCCCAATGCCATTGAATTGCTCATTCCTATGATGGCAAACGATCGAAAAGAGCTTTTGCAGCTTTCTTATCGCTTTTTGAAAGTACCCGCTTATCGCAAGGGCAAGATGGGAGCTAAACTTAGAGGCTTGCAACGAGGTGCAGAAAAAGAAGCGATTGGTCAAGAGAAAGACTTGATGAAACGAGCCCAGCGATACGAGGCTCAGGCCCGAAAGTATCCCAAAGATCCCGATGTGGATAAGTTGTGGTACAACGCTGCCGTAGATTACATTAAGGCGGGAGCGATCCCTAATGCGATTACAGCCTACCTTGTCATCGTAAAGCGCTTTCCTAGAAAGCCTCAGGCGCAGGAATCATTACTACAAGTCGCGCAAATCTATGAGCGTGTTTTGGATTTTGATAAGGCGTCCTCATATTTTCTTCAATACCATCGAAAGTATCCGAAAACCAAAGAAGCTGCTGGAGCCTTGGCTCGTGCCTGTGAGCTCCAGTTAGCCTTAAACACCAGCAAGGCTTTACAAGTGTGCAATGGCTTCGCCAATCGCTACCCTGATGGTGCGATGCCCTATGTGGAACGTTTGATTCTAGGAGCATTTCGCGCCAAACGATCCTCGCAGATGGTCCAGATTATCAACAACATCTATTTGCCCAAATTCAAGCTCACAGCTAATCAGAAAATTATCGCCTACTATCGAATCTATTCAGCCTATGGCGGCCAAGGCAGCCAGGCTGGTCGCGCAGTTTCTAATATGCGCGCCGAATTTTCAAGAAATCCAAACCGAGTCAATGGAGAAGCCCTCCGCTATATAGGAGAGTTGGCATTTAAGCAAGCAGACCCGATCCTCGCTCAGTATCTTAAGGTTAGGCTAGTAGGTGGCACAGTGGAGAAGCTGTTGGCATCGATTCAGAACAAGGCTGCGATGCTTCAGAAACTTGAGCAAACCTATGCCCAGGTTGTTAATACGAAGGATTCCTACTGGGGAACTGCAGCCTTACATCAGATTGGAGTTGCCAATGAGCAGTTCGCGAATCTCCTTGCTAATCCGCCAGGCATCCAAGGAGCAAAGAAAGAAGATGTGATCAAACAGCTAGGGCCTCAGATCCAGCAGATTCGCGCAGCAGCAGCGAACTGGTATAAGACTGCTCAGCAGACGGTTACTCAATATAAAGTTTACAATAACTATTCCGTTAGAGTGATCAATGCAATTGCTCGTATCAATGGCAGTAAATTCCAATTTGACGATTATGTGGTGACACCAGATTTTATGGGATCAGAACTCCCAGCCAGTATTGTCAATGCGGTTCAAGGAGACTAG
- a CDS encoding TonB family protein — MNLEIRFTLPNQAPQTIPVRDRILIGTLMSNEVVIRAPGVEPIHAMIEVLEDGSEILTDLGSQTGVQLNGKDVEVEANLSIGDVIAIGDVKIDVLAFGASSNDNFQTATTQTHTKSFSLHDQGPDEGSESLSTTATDPGEPSMPPPKPSPDETQKVSRSSVDLGWDDNRSIVNKTIRTEPSPDRKKNILFSPRAAKPSGDVLEVVSYWGDTVLDVELFHPSFKGFDKCLIGTPPHAHLLAGGKSDVKSHHFVEVSLSGYKIRMMQDMQARIRKGGKVAEKKGSGSINLGRRDIAHVAHGPIKYFLMFVKPPSLQLPRSNQRDTVFGALVLAAALLYVLIIPAILFSDGVKDEGPEDDIWSIVNVPEKQETPKKEPPKPKQKIAEAPKPKTPPKPPKPKPQPPKPVPPKEVKPPPKVVKKPQPKPVAKPTKTLANKTPQPPTPKPNKVPGIGAKKPDKKLPGRINPKKKVGLAGGPRGGPKPNLRGGGQRRGKTDRDLKGAEGGAKDKASGVNLSKLGLGVGQVLNKTGAGAIKTNFANSAGGAGGGAGSGKKTYGLGGPGKGKTLAVSGTGGAANTFGSGTGGNGSGQGGLGGAGLTSGFNRGKGGAGRADVVVPATDPVIAGGLTQQEVQAVIRANLNQIRHCYEQLLQRSPSAQGKVKVRFVVQPNGRVGSAKITDSDISDMVMRGCVTGKVKRWKFPAPRGGQPVTVNYPFVFNPL; from the coding sequence ATGAACCTAGAAATCAGGTTTACGTTACCAAACCAAGCACCTCAAACCATTCCTGTTCGAGACCGCATCTTGATTGGAACGTTAATGTCCAATGAGGTTGTGATCCGAGCGCCAGGCGTGGAGCCGATCCATGCAATGATCGAAGTCTTGGAAGACGGATCAGAAATACTTACCGACCTTGGTTCACAAACTGGAGTCCAATTAAACGGCAAAGATGTTGAAGTCGAAGCCAATCTCTCGATTGGGGATGTGATCGCCATCGGCGACGTGAAAATTGATGTCCTAGCTTTTGGTGCAAGCTCAAATGATAACTTTCAAACAGCCACAACACAAACTCACACCAAAAGTTTCAGTCTCCATGATCAAGGCCCTGATGAAGGAAGTGAGTCTCTAAGTACTACGGCTACAGATCCGGGCGAACCAAGTATGCCCCCACCAAAGCCCTCCCCTGATGAAACCCAGAAAGTTTCTCGCTCATCCGTTGATTTGGGGTGGGACGATAATCGCTCCATTGTGAACAAAACGATTCGCACCGAACCATCTCCAGACCGAAAAAAGAACATTCTTTTCTCCCCAAGGGCTGCTAAACCTTCAGGCGATGTGCTAGAAGTTGTGAGCTACTGGGGAGACACGGTTCTTGATGTTGAACTATTTCATCCGAGTTTTAAAGGATTTGATAAGTGTTTGATCGGAACTCCCCCTCATGCTCATCTATTGGCCGGTGGGAAGTCTGATGTCAAGTCTCACCACTTCGTAGAGGTGAGCCTTTCAGGCTATAAGATCCGCATGATGCAAGACATGCAAGCCAGGATTCGCAAGGGTGGTAAGGTTGCTGAGAAAAAGGGCTCAGGCAGCATAAATCTAGGTCGAAGAGATATTGCTCACGTTGCCCATGGACCGATAAAGTACTTTCTTATGTTTGTTAAACCACCGTCCCTACAGCTGCCTCGGAGCAATCAAAGGGATACTGTTTTCGGTGCATTAGTTTTAGCAGCAGCTCTGCTATATGTGCTGATTATACCGGCGATTTTGTTTTCAGATGGTGTGAAAGACGAAGGTCCAGAAGATGATATCTGGTCCATAGTTAATGTTCCCGAGAAGCAGGAAACTCCAAAAAAAGAGCCTCCAAAACCAAAGCAAAAGATTGCTGAGGCTCCTAAACCAAAGACACCGCCGAAACCACCGAAACCAAAACCTCAGCCTCCAAAACCTGTGCCGCCAAAAGAGGTGAAGCCACCGCCTAAGGTTGTGAAAAAACCCCAGCCTAAACCTGTTGCTAAGCCGACGAAGACGTTAGCAAATAAGACGCCTCAACCCCCGACTCCAAAACCTAACAAGGTGCCCGGTATTGGAGCAAAAAAGCCAGATAAGAAACTGCCAGGGCGCATCAATCCAAAAAAGAAGGTTGGCCTAGCAGGCGGACCCAGAGGTGGACCAAAACCTAATCTTCGAGGAGGCGGTCAACGGAGGGGTAAAACAGATCGGGATCTCAAAGGTGCAGAAGGTGGAGCGAAAGACAAGGCTTCGGGAGTAAACCTATCAAAGCTTGGTCTCGGGGTTGGTCAGGTCCTTAACAAGACCGGAGCGGGAGCTATCAAAACCAACTTTGCCAATTCTGCCGGTGGTGCTGGTGGAGGAGCAGGTTCGGGTAAAAAGACCTACGGCCTTGGTGGCCCCGGTAAGGGTAAAACTCTTGCTGTATCTGGAACGGGGGGTGCGGCAAATACTTTTGGGTCTGGCACCGGAGGCAATGGCAGTGGCCAAGGAGGCTTGGGAGGCGCTGGTCTAACGTCTGGCTTCAACCGCGGTAAAGGTGGTGCTGGTCGTGCTGATGTTGTTGTTCCTGCGACAGACCCGGTGATAGCCGGTGGTTTGACGCAGCAAGAGGTTCAAGCTGTCATACGGGCCAATTTGAACCAGATTCGTCACTGCTACGAGCAGTTGCTCCAGCGATCTCCTAGCGCACAGGGTAAGGTTAAAGTTCGCTTTGTAGTGCAGCCAAATGGGCGTGTAGGATCGGCTAAGATCACGGATTCAGATATTTCTGACATGGTTATGCGCGGCTGTGTGACGGGTAAAGTCAAACGATGGAAGTTTCCAGCGCCACGAGGTGGTCAACCTGTGACCGTCAATTATCCTTTCGTATTTAATCCTCTCTAA
- the surE gene encoding 5'/3'-nucleotidase SurE, which produces MSQKPFTLLTNDDGLHAEGIQAVQEGLKDLIDPLVVAPARERSGASHSVSLGRDLHLQEAENNVYSFDGTPVDCVLFTLRNLVRDKPDFCISGINHGANLGNDTLCSGTVGAALAAANEGIPSIAISMVGRGPYHMATAIHVLKQVFAMRHKVFSKIHSKVLNINVPNIPVGELQGLKVAKLGERIWSEEFVAGKDPGSFRYHHEEPINFGGSEFDVTAVQDGFASLTVLEPNLMDRHSHDILEDLAKEWKYEPSS; this is translated from the coding sequence ATGAGCCAGAAACCGTTCACATTGCTGACAAATGACGATGGCCTCCATGCCGAGGGAATTCAAGCTGTTCAAGAGGGCCTGAAAGATCTTATCGATCCTCTTGTGGTAGCGCCAGCCAGAGAGCGTTCAGGAGCGTCCCACAGCGTGAGTTTGGGGCGCGACCTTCACTTGCAAGAGGCGGAAAATAACGTCTACTCGTTCGATGGCACACCAGTAGATTGCGTATTATTTACTCTTCGCAATCTAGTGCGGGATAAGCCCGATTTCTGCATCAGCGGCATCAATCATGGCGCGAACTTAGGGAATGATACCCTCTGCTCGGGCACTGTAGGGGCAGCATTAGCCGCAGCCAATGAGGGAATCCCAAGTATTGCAATTTCCATGGTTGGTCGCGGTCCTTATCATATGGCAACTGCCATTCATGTATTGAAACAAGTCTTTGCTATGCGTCATAAGGTTTTTTCGAAAATTCATAGCAAAGTATTAAATATTAATGTGCCCAATATCCCTGTGGGAGAGCTTCAAGGATTGAAGGTCGCCAAACTAGGAGAACGTATTTGGAGCGAGGAGTTTGTGGCTGGTAAAGACCCAGGATCGTTTCGGTATCACCACGAAGAACCAATTAACTTCGGTGGCTCGGAATTCGATGTCACTGCAGTTCAGGACGGCTTCGCCTCGCTTACAGTACTTGAGCCAAACCTTATGGATCGTCATAGCCACGACATCCTTGAAGATCTTGCGAAAGAATGGAAGTATGAGCCCTCATCTTAA
- a CDS encoding LysM peptidoglycan-binding domain-containing M23 family metallopeptidase: MSPHLKLKALFLFLTMYLGACVHVEPPAPGKQRGELLYQVKRGDTLSSLADSFGVHWKAIAYRNRIRNPRDLQVGEIIIIPSNRRPIKRQPPAVDGGGLLFGGSSRFLWPVPNGSLSSKFGMRRGRPHHGIDIRAPRGTPVKAAKPGRVSFVGWKRGYGKTIIVDHDNYQTLYAHLSRIKVSHRQWVSKGQLLGLVGSTGRSSGSHLHYEIRRDDKPLNPLSFYRPGA; this comes from the coding sequence ATGAGCCCTCATCTTAAGCTAAAAGCTTTGTTTTTGTTTCTTACTATGTATCTTGGTGCCTGTGTTCATGTGGAGCCGCCGGCTCCTGGTAAGCAGCGCGGTGAACTTCTCTATCAAGTTAAACGTGGAGATACCTTAAGCTCCTTAGCGGATAGCTTTGGAGTCCATTGGAAAGCCATCGCCTATCGAAACCGCATTCGGAATCCACGGGACCTTCAGGTTGGAGAGATCATTATCATCCCAAGCAATCGTCGGCCGATCAAACGACAGCCTCCAGCTGTGGATGGAGGAGGGCTATTATTCGGCGGCTCATCGCGATTTTTGTGGCCTGTGCCTAACGGTAGTCTATCATCGAAGTTTGGTATGAGGCGCGGGCGTCCCCACCATGGAATAGACATTCGAGCGCCCCGAGGGACCCCGGTGAAAGCTGCCAAACCAGGGCGTGTTAGCTTCGTGGGATGGAAAAGGGGTTATGGCAAAACTATAATTGTTGACCACGATAACTATCAGACTCTTTACGCCCATCTTAGTCGTATTAAGGTGTCTCACCGTCAGTGGGTCAGTAAGGGCCAGCTACTTGGTTTGGTGGGTTCCACCGGACGTTCCTCAGGATCACACCTGCACTACGAAATTCGTCGCGATGATAAACCTTTGAACCCTCTGAGCTTCTACAGACCAGGAGCATGA